A section of the Macadamia integrifolia cultivar HAES 741 chromosome 9, SCU_Mint_v3, whole genome shotgun sequence genome encodes:
- the LOC122088191 gene encoding cytochrome P450 71AU50-like — MLLLTPSQMSLWNVILVLILTLVIWWFAYCQFVIGDRRRLPPGPPGLPIIGNLHMLGKLPHHSLRKLAKEYGPIMFIQLGQVPAIVVSSPKAAELFLKTYDANFASRPNTMAAKHLSYGGKGIAFTPYGPYWTKMRRLCTTEFFGNSKIGLFKLMREEEVGHFVQTLKKDGDAGAVVDITARVGSLVEQMSYLMVFGDKDDSYNIKPAIKEALWLSGAFNLADYIPIIRSLDIQGLIRRMKAVNRDTDEFLEKLIDNHMQAPEDHKDHHKGFIHKMLSLMIKSNEGQEQQGYMMDRTNIKAVLVDMLVGSMDSTTTTIEWTFSEILKHPRVMKKLQEELKNVVGMDKVMKEEDLARLEYLNMVIKESMRLHPPGPLLVPRESMEDLTIDEYHIPKKSCVMINAWAIGRDPNVWSDNAEEFFPERFSDNSVDIQGHDFRLIPFGSGRRVCPAVQLGLTVVRLVLAQLVHCFNWVLPNGMLPRDLDMNEIYGLTVSRAKPLLVVPAYRLHVS; from the exons ATGCTTCTTCTCACCCCATCACAAATGTCTCTTTGGAATGTCATTTTAGTTCTCATATTAACTCTAGTGATATGGTGGTTTGCCTATTGCCAATTTGTAATTGGTGACCGGCGGCGACTACCGCCTGGTCCTCCGGGACTACCAATTATCGGCAACCTCCACATGTTAGGCAAGCTTCCTCATCACAGCCTCCGTAAGTTGGCCAAAGAGTATGGACCCATTATGTTCATTCAGCTTGGCCAAGTACCGGCTATTGTAGTCTCATCCCCTAAAGCAGCTGAACTGTTTCTCAAGACCTATGATGCCAACTTTGCTAGTAGGCCTAATACCATGGCAGCCAAACATTTGTCTTATGGGGGCAAAGGCATAGCCTTCACCCCATATGGTCCTTACTGGACCAAAATGCGTAGGCTATGCACAACTGAGTtctttggcaactcaaagattGGATTGTTCAAGttgatgagggaagaagaggtTGGTCACTTTGTTCAGACACTCAAGAAAGATGGCGACGCCGGTGCCGTGGTGGATATCACTGCTAGGGTGGGATCACTCGTAGAGCAAATGAGTTACCTGATGGTGTTTGGCGACAAGGATGATAGCTACAACATCAAACCAGCTATTAAGGAAGCCCTATGGCTTTCTGGTGCTTTCAACCTTGCTGATTATATTCCTATCATTCGCTCACTTGATATTCAG GGATTGATTCGCCGTATGAAAGCTGTGAATAGGGATACTGATGAGTTCTTGGAAAAGCTGATTGACAATCACATGCAAGCTCCTGAAGACCACAAGGATCACCACAAGGGCTTCATTCATAAAATGTTGTCCTTAATGATAAAATCCAATGAGGGACAGGAACAACAGGGATACATGATGGATCGAACAAATATCAAAGCAGTCTTGGTTGACATGCTTGTTGGTTCAATGGACTCGACAACAACCACAATTGAGTGGACCTTTTCAGAAATCTTGAAACATCCAAGGGTGATGAAAAAGCTACAAGAAGAGCTGAAGAATGTTGTTGGCATGGATAAGGTAATGAAAGAAGAGGATTTAGCAAGGCTAGAATACTTGAATATGGTGATAAAGGAAAGCATGAGACTTCATCCTCCTGGACCATTGCTTGTTCCTCGTGAATCAATGGAAGATCTAACAATTGATGAATACCACATACCTAAGAAATCTTGTGTCATGATAAATGCTTGGGCAATAGGTCGAGACCCTAATGTGTGGTCTGATAATGCTGAAGAATTCTTCCCTGAGAGATTTTCTGACAACAGTGTTGATATTCAAGGACATGATTTCCGACTTATCCCATTTGGATCAGGCCGTAGAGTTTGCCCTGCTGTGCAATTGGGACTAACCGTGGTTCGGCTAGTTCTTGCGCAATTGGTGCATTGCTTTAATTGGGTGCTTCCGAATGGAATGTTACCTAGAGATTTAGATATGAATGAGATCTATGGCCTAACGGTGTCAAGGGCGAAACCTCTACTCGTTGTTCCAGCTTATCGTCTTCATGTCTCTTAA